The Leptospira bouyouniensis genome has a segment encoding these proteins:
- a CDS encoding methyl-accepting chemotaxis protein → MRKNLPITNHEVTFQEGTKITSKTDLKGIITYVNEDFLKISGYKQEELIGQPHNLIRHPEMPVEAFRDLWDTIKAQNSWVGLVKNRCKNGDYYWVDANVSPIYEDGKHIGYMSVRTKATKSQIEKAEILYAKMNSGKWKEDLRIGLLSGLSSKSIYLIQTIVSLLLLIVFSLMNVLSIPDNQKPLLTGIGFVIFFLISSLGYWKITKNRHSFLRVIEYLKNLYKGQLKFDVELENGGDYAEVLQLLKKTQYEFRGMISQLIGNAEIVKTQIKGLTKAVEHIHVAFQELSLAMHSLADSSNVTRESSESILHQMDALNHHIQSIRSESKAVKLESTTAHQIAMEGKNRSDKAMAQFFKAKNQIFKTSESIKDLGEKTKAIRKITETIAAISEKTNLLSLNASIESARAGDAGKGFAVVAGEVGLLAEQSKKSAKEISVFINDLTTKILQTVSDIEEGLTEVELGSNEFETVQTEMERILTNSVVTKESSEKISSSTEGTQEKSSNVLSNMEKIQNQMTHTSSIVEELSAAANEQQQTVAAIEESISNLEKVADRLDSVAFRFQF, encoded by the coding sequence ATGCGTAAGAATCTACCTATCACAAACCACGAAGTTACGTTCCAAGAAGGAACAAAGATTACATCCAAAACTGATTTAAAAGGCATCATTACTTATGTAAATGAAGACTTCCTAAAAATTAGTGGTTATAAGCAAGAAGAACTCATTGGACAACCTCATAATCTCATCCGCCACCCAGAGATGCCTGTGGAAGCATTCCGTGACCTTTGGGACACTATCAAAGCTCAGAATTCATGGGTTGGTCTCGTTAAAAATCGATGCAAAAATGGAGATTATTATTGGGTAGATGCCAATGTATCTCCTATCTATGAAGACGGAAAACATATCGGGTACATGTCAGTTCGCACAAAAGCGACCAAATCACAAATTGAAAAAGCAGAAATTCTTTATGCAAAGATGAATTCTGGGAAGTGGAAAGAGGATTTGCGAATTGGGTTATTGTCTGGTCTTTCTTCTAAATCAATTTATTTAATTCAAACTATCGTTAGTTTGCTTTTATTGATAGTATTTTCTTTGATGAATGTTCTTAGCATTCCTGATAATCAAAAACCATTATTAACTGGAATTGGATTTGTTATTTTTTTTCTTATCTCATCTTTAGGGTATTGGAAAATCACAAAAAATAGACATTCCTTTTTGAGAGTCATTGAATACTTAAAAAATTTGTACAAAGGTCAATTGAAATTTGATGTCGAGTTGGAGAATGGTGGTGATTATGCGGAAGTCCTTCAACTCCTTAAAAAAACTCAATATGAGTTTCGCGGAATGATATCCCAACTCATCGGTAATGCTGAAATTGTTAAAACACAAATCAAAGGACTTACAAAAGCAGTCGAACATATCCATGTTGCTTTCCAAGAGTTATCCCTTGCGATGCATTCACTTGCTGATTCTAGTAATGTAACAAGAGAAAGTTCAGAAAGTATACTCCACCAAATGGATGCACTCAACCATCATATCCAAAGTATACGTTCTGAATCAAAAGCGGTAAAACTAGAATCTACTACCGCCCATCAGATTGCAATGGAAGGGAAGAATCGTTCCGACAAAGCAATGGCACAATTCTTTAAGGCAAAAAATCAGATCTTCAAAACTTCTGAATCGATCAAAGATTTAGGAGAAAAAACCAAAGCAATTCGTAAAATTACAGAAACCATCGCTGCCATTTCTGAAAAAACCAACTTGCTTTCGTTAAACGCTTCGATTGAATCTGCGAGGGCAGGCGATGCAGGGAAAGGATTTGCAGTGGTTGCAGGTGAAGTAGGTCTGCTTGCAGAACAATCGAAAAAATCTGCAAAAGAGATTTCTGTTTTCATCAATGATCTTACAACAAAGATATTACAAACCGTTTCAGACATTGAAGAAGGATTAACAGAAGTGGAACTAGGATCAAATGAATTTGAAACCGTTCAAACTGAAATGGAAAGAATTCTGACAAATTCTGTGGTCACAAAAGAAAGTTCGGAAAAGATCAGTAGTTCAACCGAAGGAACACAAGAGAAGTCATCAAATGTGTTATCCAATATGGAAAAAATTCAAAATCAAATGACGCATACATCTTCAATCGTCGAAGAATTGTCCGCTGCGGCAAACGAACAACAACAAACGGTTGCAGCGATAGAGGAATCGATTTCCAATTTGGAGAAGGTAGCAGATAGGCTCGATTCTGTTGCTTTTCGGTTTCAATTTTAG
- a CDS encoding OsmC family protein, which yields MATSDLKPKMNFHVETSRADAHSSFSRCKSAEIILDTDMQGNPNAFNPAELLLSALSACIIKGVERVTPILHFQLKGIQVIVDGIRQDVPPKMESIRYKIIVDTDESDDRLHLLHENIKKYGTVFNTIAPGTDLSGEICRK from the coding sequence ATGGCAACATCAGATTTAAAACCAAAAATGAATTTTCATGTAGAGACTTCCAGAGCAGATGCGCATTCTAGTTTTTCTCGGTGTAAGTCTGCTGAAATTATTTTAGATACAGATATGCAGGGAAATCCCAATGCATTTAATCCAGCAGAGTTATTACTTTCCGCTTTATCCGCTTGTATCATCAAAGGTGTGGAACGGGTCACACCAATCCTTCATTTCCAACTCAAGGGAATCCAAGTCATTGTGGATGGAATCAGACAAGATGTTCCTCCAAAAATGGAATCAATACGTTACAAGATTATTGTCGATACGGACGAGTCGGATGACCGTTTGCATCTTTTACATGAAAATATAAAAAAATATGGGACTGTCTTTAATACAATTGCTCCAGGGACTGATTTGTCTGGAGAAATTTGCAGGAAATAA